In one window of Drosophila mauritiana strain mau12 chromosome X, ASM438214v1, whole genome shotgun sequence DNA:
- the LOC117147273 gene encoding mitochondrial 2-oxodicarboxylate carrier isoform X1, with protein MAGQQNDISHAKRAAFQVLAGGSAGFLEVCIMQPLDVVKTRIQIQATPAPNAAALGELHYNGVFDCFAKMYRHEGISSYWKGIMPPILAETPKRAIKFLVFEQTKPLFQFGSPTPTPLTFSLAGLTAGTLEAIAVNPFEVVKVAQQADRQKKMLSTFAVAKGIIQRDGLGFSGLNKGITATMGRNGVFNMVYFGFYHSVKNVVPEYKESHLEFLRKVAIGFLAGTLACFVNIPFDVAKSRIQGPQPVPGQIKYRGTFSSMGIVYREEGFRALYKGLVPKIMRLGPGGAILLLVFEYSYDYLLHNYS; from the exons ATGGCCGGACAGCAGAACGATATTTCGCACGCCAAGCGCGCCGCCTTTCAGGTTTTAGCCGGCGGCTCGGCCGGATTCCTGGAGGTCTGCATCATGCAACCACTCGATGTAGTCAAGACCCGCATCCAGATCCAGGCCACTCCGGCGCCGAATGCCGCTGCTCTTGGTGAG CTGCACTACAATGGCGTCTTCGATTGCTTCGCCAAGATGTACCGCCACGAGGGCATCTCCTCCTACTGGAAGGGCATTATGCCGCCAATCCTGGCCGAGACGCCCAAGCGGGCCATCAAGTTCCTGGTGTTTGAGCAGACGAAGCCGCTCTTTCAATTCGGCTCGCCTACTCCCACGCCGCTAACCTTTTCTCTGGCTGGACTGACAGCCGGCACACTGGAGGCCATCGCCGTGAATCCCTTCGAGGTGGTCAAGGTGGCGCAGCAGGCTGATCGCCAGAAAAAGATGCTCAGCACATTCGCCGTAGCCAAGGGTATCATACAGCGGGACGGATTGGGCTTCAGCGGCCTCAACAAGGGCATCACCGCCACCATGGGACGCAATGGAGTCTTCAACATGGTGTACTTCGGGTTCTACCACAGCGTGAAGAACGTGGTGCCCGAGTACAAGGAGAGCCATTTGGAGTTTCTGCGCAAGGTGGCCATCGGCTTCCTGGCCGGCACTCTGGCCTGCTTCGTCAACATCCCCTTCGACGTGGCCAAGTCACGCATCCAGGGACCGCAACCAGTCCCCGGACAGATAAAATACCGAGGAACCTTCAGCTCCATGGGCATCGTCTACCGCGAGGAAGGATTCCGGGCGCTGTACAAAGGACTCGTTCCGAAGATTATGCGTTTGGGCCCAGGTGGAGCTATTCTTCTGCTGGTCTTCGAGTACTCTTACGATTACCTGCTGCACAACTACTCCTAG
- the LOC117147273 gene encoding mitochondrial 2-oxodicarboxylate carrier isoform X2, whose translation MYRHEGISSYWKGIMPPILAETPKRAIKFLVFEQTKPLFQFGSPTPTPLTFSLAGLTAGTLEAIAVNPFEVVKVAQQADRQKKMLSTFAVAKGIIQRDGLGFSGLNKGITATMGRNGVFNMVYFGFYHSVKNVVPEYKESHLEFLRKVAIGFLAGTLACFVNIPFDVAKSRIQGPQPVPGQIKYRGTFSSMGIVYREEGFRALYKGLVPKIMRLGPGGAILLLVFEYSYDYLLHNYS comes from the coding sequence ATGTACCGCCACGAGGGCATCTCCTCCTACTGGAAGGGCATTATGCCGCCAATCCTGGCCGAGACGCCCAAGCGGGCCATCAAGTTCCTGGTGTTTGAGCAGACGAAGCCGCTCTTTCAATTCGGCTCGCCTACTCCCACGCCGCTAACCTTTTCTCTGGCTGGACTGACAGCCGGCACACTGGAGGCCATCGCCGTGAATCCCTTCGAGGTGGTCAAGGTGGCGCAGCAGGCTGATCGCCAGAAAAAGATGCTCAGCACATTCGCCGTAGCCAAGGGTATCATACAGCGGGACGGATTGGGCTTCAGCGGCCTCAACAAGGGCATCACCGCCACCATGGGACGCAATGGAGTCTTCAACATGGTGTACTTCGGGTTCTACCACAGCGTGAAGAACGTGGTGCCCGAGTACAAGGAGAGCCATTTGGAGTTTCTGCGCAAGGTGGCCATCGGCTTCCTGGCCGGCACTCTGGCCTGCTTCGTCAACATCCCCTTCGACGTGGCCAAGTCACGCATCCAGGGACCGCAACCAGTCCCCGGACAGATAAAATACCGAGGAACCTTCAGCTCCATGGGCATCGTCTACCGCGAGGAAGGATTCCGGGCGCTGTACAAAGGACTCGTTCCGAAGATTATGCGTTTGGGCCCAGGTGGAGCTATTCTTCTGCTGGTCTTCGAGTACTCTTACGATTACCTGCTGCACAACTACTCCTAG